A genome region from Oryctolagus cuniculus unplaced genomic scaffold, mOryCun1.1 SCAFFOLD_135, whole genome shotgun sequence includes the following:
- the LOC127485727 gene encoding uncharacterized protein: MVALWCGSQEVMDTFLLHREGLGTPPQHLRVPGQEIAAQSTFMLGPVTSAHRGTYRCYGAHSTDPYLWSWPSDPLQVEVSGEDPSPPGHPGQCRAVPRRGLAWGRDLGVVTREWVTAEDSKHRDQVTLCGAGGWMLLLVGVLPLSLNGQAEAEGVLGPAWERRQQAEWGAWQPQSSPPVPTPGGPEGQPLTTMEPAPLSGEWGAVLGGGAPLCLTLRCGGLSLHLLLHPPKEEQPGAPGEGAHTGELLLPAAPWSFGSAGLRSCSLWAPNQVWSWPPAAPGCGLTEEWGRPGWGLLRVQVPGERGGMAVWAVRWWQLRG, translated from the coding sequence ATGGTAGCCCTGTGGTGTGGCTCCCAGGAGGTGATGGACACCTTTCTCCTGCACAGGGAGGGCTTGGGCACCCCTCCCCAGCATCTGCGTGTCCCAGGCCAGGAAATAGCTGCTCAGTCCACGTTCATGCTGGGTCCTGTGACCTCAGCCCACAGAGGGACCTACAGGTGCTATGGTgcccacagcaccgacccctaccTGTGGTCATGGCCCAGTGACCCCCTGCAGGTCGAGGTGTCAGGTGAGGACCCCAGCCCTCCCGGTCATCCTGGTCAGTGCAGGGCTGTCCCCAGgagagggctggcctgggggagggACCTGGGGGTGGTCACCAGGGAGTGGGTAACAGCAGAAGACTCCAAACACAGGGACCAAGTCACCCTCTGTGGCGCTGGGGGCTGGATGCTTCTGCTGGTAGGGGTCCTCCCCCTGAGCCTGAATGGTCAGGCTGAGGCAGagggggtgctgggcccagcctgggagaggaggcagcaggctgAGTGGGGAGCATGGCAGCCCCAGTCCTCAccgcctgtccccaccccaggaggcccTGAGGGTCAGCCGCTCACAACCATGGAGCCCGCCCCACTGAGCGGAGAGTGGGGGGCTGTCCTAGGAGGAGGGGCTCCGCTGTGCCTGACCTTGAGGTGCGGAGgcctctctctgcacctgcttcTCCACCCACCcaaggaggagcagcctggagcaCCTGGGGAGGGTGCACACACTGGGGAGCTCCTCCTGCCAGCAGCTCCCTGGTCTTTTGGGAGTGCGGGCCTTAGGAGCTGCAGTTTGTGGGCTCCAAACCAGGTGTGGAGCTGGCcgcctgctgccccaggctgtgGGCTCACTGAGGAATGGGGAAGGCCTGGGTGGGGACTCCTTCGGGTCCAGGtccctggggagaggggagggatggCCGTGTGGGCTGTGAGGTGGTGGCAGCTCAGGGGGTGA
- the LOC138848078 gene encoding leukocyte immunoglobulin-like receptor subfamily A member 6 yields the protein MGGGAQTPALTALLCLGTLPKPSFWADPGPLVAVGSAVTLWCQGSLQAEVYRVYKEGSTLPWEVRAQQDSRHKADFPITMSMSSYHTGQYWCVYRTPLSPYQSSDPLTLVVTGMFPAPSL from the exons ATGGGTGGCGGGGCTCAGACCCcagccctcactgccctcctctgcctgg GGACCCTCCCGAAGCCTTCCTTCTGGGCCGACCCAGGCCCCCTGGTCGCCGTGGGGAGCGCTGTGACCCTCTGGTGCCAGGGGTCTCTGCAGGCTGAGGTGTATCGTGTGTATAAAGAGGGCAGCACTCTGCCCTGGGAAGTGCGGGCTCAGCAGGACTCCAGACACAAGGCTGACTTCCCCATCACCATGTCCATGAGCTCCTACCACACAGGGCAGTACTGGTGTGTGTATCGGACCCCGCTCAGCCCCTACCAGTCCAGTGACCCCCTGACTCTGGTGGTGACAG GGATGTTCCCGGCACCCTCCCTGTGA